Sequence from the Amycolatopsis sp. NBC_00345 genome:
CAAGGGCGCCTACGGCGTCGCTACGCGATGGACGCAAGCGCCCACCCTTGACGCCGACAGCCCGGCGCTAACCGCGGCGGGGGCGAGGAAGATGGGGGCGGACAGCCGCTACGTCCCGTGTCACCGAGCCCGAGCAGTCGGAGAGGCGCCAACTATGAAGCAGTCGAGCAGTCGACCCCCTCTGAACCAGATCGCGTTGTGGAGCCGCTTCGAGCTGGTTGACCGGCAGGCGCAGGCTCGAACCACGCGCGCCCACGCGTGCGCCAAGGGTGCGGGCATACTGAACGTGTCCGGCCGAGTCGGATTGTGGACCGTGCGGAACCCTGGCGGAACGAAACGGCCGGTCAGGTGCCCGCGAGGCGAGTTTTCGCAGGGTAAGGCCACCCTCCTTGCGAAGCTGGCACTCACGTGGCTAGAGTGCTAATCGCACGGCCCGAACACGCCCCGGCACCCGCGACGGCGGGGGTGGTAGGAGCCGTATCATCCTGCCGACGCTTTCGACGACCGTGGAGGTCAACCCGGTGAGCGTGAACATCAAGCCGCTCGAGGACAAGATCGTTGTCCAGACGAGTGAGGCCGAGGAGACGACCGCTTCCGGCCTCGTCATCCCCGACACCGCCAAGGAGAAGCCCCAGGAGGGCAAGGTTCTGGCCGTTGGCCCGGGCCGGATCGACGACAAGGGCAACCGCGTGCCGCTCGACGTGGCCGTGGGTGACGTCGTCATCTACTCCAAGTACGGCGGTACCGAGGTCAAGTACAACGGTGAGGACTACTTGATCCTCTCCGCCCGCGACGTGCTGGCCGTCATCAACTGACGAACCGGCCGCAGCGCAAAAACGCCCCGGGCCCCGCACAAGCCGGGGGACGGGGCGTTCTTGTGTCCTAAGACACCTGAAAGGTAAGCGGAAAACGCTATGCCCAAGCAGATCAGTTTCGACGAGGACGCTCGTCGCGCGCTGGAGCGCGGGGTGAACAAGCTCGCTGACGCGGTCAAGGTCACCCTCGGCCCGCGCGGTCGCCACGTCGTCCTCGACAAGAAGTTCGGCGGCCCGACCATCACCCTCGACGGCGTGACCGTCGCCCGTGAGATCGAGCTCGACGACCCGTTCGAGAACCTCGGCGCCCAGCTGGCCAAGAACGTGGCCACCAAGACCAACGACGTCGCCGGCGACGGCACCACCACCGCTACGGTGCTGGCCCAGTCGCTGGTCCGCGTGGGCCTGCGCAACGTGGCCGCCGGCGCCAACCCGACCGCGGTCGGCCGCGGCATCGAGGCGGCGGCCGACAAGGTCGTCGAGATCCTCAAGGCCAAGGCCACCCCGGTCAAGGGCCGCGAGAACATCGCGCAGGTCGGCACCGTGACCTCCCGCGACGCCGCGATCGGCCAGCTGCTCGGCGAGGCCGTCGAGCGCGTGGGCGAGGACGGCGTCATCACCATCGAGGAGTCGTCGACCCTGGCGACCGAGCTGGTGATCACCGAGGGCGTGCAGTTCGACAAGGGCTTCCTGTCGGCGCACTTCGCCACCAACCCCGAGGACCAGAAGGCCGTCCTCGAGGACGCCTACATCCTGCTGAGCCGCGAGAAGATCTCGTCGCTGGCCGACCTGCTCCCGGTGCTGGAGAAGGTCGTCGAGGCGAAGAAGCCGCTGCTGATCATCGCCGAGGACGTCGACGGCGAAGCGCTGTCCACCCTCGTGGTGAACTCGCTGCGCAAGACGATCACCGCCGTCGCGGTCAAGGCGCCGTTCTTCGGCGACCGCCGCAAGGCGTTCCTGGACGACCTCGCCGTCGTCACCGGTGGTGAGGTCATCTCGGCCGAGATCGGCAGCAAGCTGTCCGAGACCGACCTCGGTTCGCTGGGCCGCGCCCGCCGGATCGTCGTCAGCAAGGACGACACCACGATCGTCGACGGCGGCGGCACCAAGGACGCCCTCGCCGGCCGGACCGCGCAGATCCGCAAGGAGATCGAGACCACCGACTCCGACTGGGACCGCGAGAAGCTGCAGGAGCGGCTCGCGAAGCTCGGCGGCGGCGTGGCCGTGATCAAGGTCGGCGCGGCCACCGAGACCGAGCTCAACGAGCGCAAGCACCGCATCGAGGACGCTGTCGCGTCGACGAAGGCGGCCGTCGAGGAGGGCATCCTCCCCGGTGGTGGCTCGGCGCTGGTCCACGCCGTCAAGGAGCTCGAGGGCGACCTCGGCCTGACCGGCGACGAGGCCACCGGCGTGCACATCGTGCGCGACGCGCTGACCGCCCCGCTGTTCTGGATCGCGACGAACGCGGGCCACGAGGGCGCGGTCATCGTGAACAAGGTCAAGGAGCAGTCCTGGGGCCACGGCTTCAACGCCGCCACCGGCGAGCTCACCGACCTGATCGCGGCCGGCATCGTCGACCCGGTCAAGGTGACCCGCTCCGCGGTCGCGAACGCGGCGTCCATCGCCCGGCTCGTGCTCACCACGGAGAGCGCCGTGGTCGAGAAGCCGGCTGAGGAAGAGGGCGACGCGGGTCACGGCCACGGCCACTCGCACTAGTCGCTTCTGTTTCACCGCAACGAAAAACGGGGCGGCACTCCCTTCCGAGGGGGTGCCGCCCCGCTTTTGTGTTCGGCGGGTCAGGCCGTGAAGCCGCCGTCGACGGTGAGCGACGTGCCGGTCAGGTAGCGGCTGTCGGGCCCGGCCAGGTACGCGACGGCCGCCGCGATGTCCGCGGTTTCGGCGTAGTGGCCGAGCGCGATGTGAGCCAGCTGGCTCGCGGCGTGCGAGCCGTCGGCGGGGTTCATCTCGGTGTCCGTGGAGCCGGGGTGGACGACGTTGGCCGTGATGCCGCGTTCGCCGAGGTCGCGCGCGAGGCCCTTGGTCATGCCGATCAACGCCGATTTGCTGGCCGAGTACAAGCTCATCCCCGGCCACGGCACGCGTTCGGCCAGGTCGCTGCCGATCGACACCACCCGCCCGCCGCGGCCCATGTGCCGCACCGCCGCCTGCGTCGCGACCAGCACGGCGCGGACGTGCACCGCCAGGGTGTGGTCGATGGTCTCGACCTTCAGCTCGTCGATGGTCGCGGCGGGGAACACCCCGGCGTTGTTGACCAGCACGTCGAGCCGGCCCAGCTCCTCGGCGGCGCGGTCGACGGCGGTGGCCACCGCGGCGGCGTCCGCGGCGTCGGCCCGCAGAGCCAGCCCGCGCCGGCCGTGCCCCTCGATCACCGCCACCACCTGCGCCGCTCGCTCCTGTGCGCGCTCGTACGTGATCGCGACGTCGGCGCCGTCCGCGGCCAGCCGCGTCGCGATCGCCGCGCCGATACCCCGGCTGCCGCCCGTGACCAGCGCGACCTTTCCGTCCAGCGTGCCCATGACCCCAGTTCCTTTCTGTAGTGATAGGTACATAAAAGGGGTCGTACGATAGGCCCGTCAAGGATTTTGTATCGCTCGCTAAAGAAGGTGGTCCATGTCACCGCGCGGCCGGCCCCGTGCGTTCGACCGCGAACGCGCGCTCGAACAGGCCATGTTCGTGTTCTGGGAGCGTGGCTACGAAGGGGCGTCGCTCGCCGACCTGACGGCCGCCATGGGCGTCAACCCTCCCAGCCTGTACGCCGCCTTCGGGGACAAGGAGAAGCTGTTCCGCGAGGCCGTCGCGCGCTACGGCGAGACCCACGGCCGCTACACGCGGCGCGCGCTGGACGAAGGGCTGACGGCGCGCGCCGCGATCGAGGCGATGCTTCGCGACAACGCCCGTGCGTACGTCGACCCGGAGAACCCCACAGGCTGCATGGTTGTGCTCGCCGCGACCAACTACGCGCCGTCACACCAAGGCGTCCACGATCACCTGGCCGAGGCACGCGAGCACACCCGCGAGCTGATCCGCGCCCGCCTGCGCCGTGGCGTGGAAGAGGGCGACCTGTCACCGGATGCCGACGTCGAGGCCCTCGCGGCGCTGTACGCGACCGTCCTCTACGGGCTTTCGCTGCAGGCCCGTGACGGCCTCGGCCTCGACGTCCTCACCGCGGTCATCGACGGCGCGCTCGCGGCCTGGCCCGGACATGCGGAAGGGGCGGCGCCCGGTGTGGACGCCGCCCCTCCCGGGTCCGGGTGAGCTCAGCCGTTGGACATGCTCAGCGCTCGTTTGTCCTGCTTGATCAGGTTTTCCCGCTCCGACTCGGACAGGCCGCCCCAGATGCCGTAGGGCTCGTGCACTGCCAGCGCGTGCCGGCGGCACATCTCCAGTACCGGGCAGGCCAGGCAGACTGCCTTCGCCCTGGCCTCGCGCCGTGCCCTCGCCGGCCCCCGCTCGCCGTCCGGGTGAAAGAAGGACGCGCTGTCCATCCCCCGGCACGACCCCTCCAGCTGCCAGTCCCACATGTCCGCATTGGGGCCGGGGAGCCTGCGCGTGTCTGCCATCCTGACCGCCTCCGTCATCCGGTCGATGCCATTAGCTGCTCTGCTGTGGTGCCGATACTCCATTCGGTGCAACGGCGGTAACGTTAGAAGCGCGCCAATAGTTGTTCAAGAGATCCGGGCCGATTCAGCCGTTAGGCATCCCCCGGATGTGTGAGCAGGGCTTTTGGCTCCGGTTGCCGGGACCGGCACAGGCCTGGATATTGGGCCGAGTGGGATCCGGGTCGAGCGAAGGAGAGCCCACCCTGCCGGTGGCCTCGGTCGCTCGCCGGCTCGGGGTCGCCCCGTCCACCCTTCGTACCTGGGACCGCCGTTACGGATTGGGCCCCAGCAGGCACACCGACGGCCGTCATCGCAGGTACGGCAGCTCTGACATCGGGCGCCTCGAACTCATGCAGCGCGCGTTGCTCCGCGGCGCGTCGACGGCGGAAGCCGCGCGCTACGCCCTTGAGCACATGCCCCGTGCTGTCGTCGACGAGCTGACTCCGCCTGCTCCGGCTCCCGAAGAGGACGAGCCCGCCGTACCCACCCCGGACGACGGCGACCACGAGGTCCCGTCCCGTCTCGCCCGCCGGCTGAGCACGGCCGCGCTGGCCATGGACGTCGGCGCCGTGCAGCGCATGCTCGCCGACGCGATCGGCGAGCTGGGAGTGCTCGCCGCGTGGTCCGGCGTGATCGACCCGGTGCTGACGGCGCTGGGGGCGCGCTGGCGCGGGGTCAGCGCGGGCGCGGAGGTCGAGTACCTGCTGGCCGAGTGCGTGTACGCGTCGCTCGTCCGCGCGACTCCCGTGCTCGACCAGCCGCGCAACCAGCGCCCGGTGATGCTCGGCTGCGTGCCGGAGGAACGGGACAGCACTCCGGCGTACGCGCTGGCGGCCGCGTTGGCAGGCCGCCGGATCGGCACGCAGCTGTTCGGGGTGCCGCTGCCCGCGGAGGTGCTGGCGGTGGCCGTTCGGCGGAGCGCGCCCGCCGCCGTTGTGCTGTGGGCGCACCGCCGAGCGGTGGCGGACCCGCGTCTGTTCGCGCGCGTCTCCCGCGGCCGCCAGCGCAGCCGCCTGTTCGCCTGCGGCCCCGGCTGGGACCCGGCCGCCTTGCCGGACAAGGTGGAACTGCTGGTGGACCTGCCCACGGCCGCGGACCGCGTCGAACACGTCCTGGTGGGGGCGACGGGTTAGGCCGGTTGCCGGAGCTGTTCGGTGGCGCTCCCGCGAAGTTGAAGCTGGTGGTCTCCGGTGTTCTCAACGGGCGGATTTTGTCGGTGGGAAGCGCTAGAAAGAACGGGTGGAGGAAGAGACCCTGCGGGCCCTCGCGTTCGGTGGCCACCCGCAGCCACCGGAGCCGGTCACGGCGCCGCGCTCCGCCGCGCCGTGGGACCGCCTGCTGGCCGCGATCGTGCTTGGCGCGCAAGGCCGTTATGCCGCTGCCTCCACGGCTTTGTCCGATCTTCGCCAGAGCCGGGACCCGCTGCTGGCCTCCCTGGCCGCCACCACGCTCGCCTCGCACCGCCGCCAACTCGGCGGCCACACCGCGGCGCGATCCCTGGACGGTGAGGCCTTGGCGCTCGTACTGGGCGGCCCGGCACCGTGGCTTGACTTGAGCCCCCTGAGCCCCCTGAGCCCCCGGGATGGCCGTCCCTCCGATCACCGCTCCGCCAACCGCGCTGCCGCCAACCGCGCTGCCGCCAACCCTGGCGCCGCTGCAACCCCCGCTGTCGCGGACCGCGACGCTGCCGCTGCCCCGCCCGCCCCGGCCTTCGCCCCCTCCGACCCCGACGGTCTCGACTACCCCGGCGCCAGGGCCGATGCCCTGCTCGGCCTGGCGGCCGACAACCTCGCCCTGGGCCGGATCGCGGCGGCGCGGCGGTTGGCGGCGCGGGCGGTGGCCGAGGACGGGCGCTGGCGGGCGACCGTGCGGGCCGGGTGGGTCGGGGCCGAGATCGAGCTGGCGGCGGGACGGCCTGCCGAAGCGGTGGCGCCGGCGCGGCGGGCCGCGGAGGCCGCGCGGGAACGCGGCGCGCGCCGTCATGTCGTGAAATCCGACATCGTGCTCGGGGTAACCCTGTCGGCGGCCGGTGACGCCGGTGATCGGGAGGCGGCGCTGGCCCTTGTCGAAAGCGCCCTCGCCGAGGCCGAGAAATGCGAACTCTATTCACTTATATGGGTGGCAACGCGTGTCGCGGCCGATCTCGGGGCCCAACACGCCGAGAAGTATCGATTCAGAAGCCGGGAGGTGTTGCACGCAGTGTTACGACGAGTCGATCCTTGCGTGATGCGTATCGCACAGGATTCACCGTGGGTTCCCACCGGGGCCGGTTGAGCCTCCCGGAAAGGCCGTTCCGGCATCCGGGCTAAGAAACTTCAAAAAAAGCCACCGGATCGTGTCAAGGTTCGGGCTAAAGCGTCCGATAGGGGAAGTGGAATGTCACCCGGCTGCAGGAAGGAAACCCCGTGACGACGGTCTTGATCTGCGACGACCGACGCAGTGTCCGCGAAGGGCTCACCCGTGTGATGTCCGCGGTCCCAGGGGTCAGTCGCATCGACTGCGTAGCGCACGGTGACGAGCTGCTGGCCCGGTACACCCGTCAGCCGGTCGACGTCGTGCTGGTCGGGACGCAACGCGCGGTCCCGACGGGCGTCGAAGCCACGCGCCGGCTCGTCTCCGCGAACCCCCAGGCGAACGTCATCGTTTTCGGCGCCCCGGACGACGCGGGCAGCATCGCCGCGGCGATTGCCGGCGGTGCCCGCGGTTACCTGCGCTGGGACGCCTCGCGGCCCGAGCTGGTCGCCGCACTGGCCCACACCCTCGCCAGCACCTCGGTGCCGGCACCGCGCCAGCCGTCGGACCCCGGCGTGCAGCTCACCGAACGCGAGCTGCAGGTCCTGCGCGGCATGAGCCAGGGCAAGAGCAACGGCCAGATCGGCCGCGAGCTCTACCTGTCCGAGGACACGGTGAAGACCCACGCGCGGCGGCTGTTCCGCAAGCTCGGGGTCCGCGACCGTGCCCAGGCGGTGGCCCACGGCTTCCGCCGCGGTCTCGTCTCCTGAGGCTCCGGGCCCTCCGGGGCCCTCGAGGTAAAGCGCTCTCCAGCGGCTTCGTTCCTGACGTGGTTGCACGGTGACGACGGGCCAGGGCTCGCGCCCTGGCCCGTACCTGTGTTCCGTGTCACGGACAAAGCTGTTGTCCCCACCGCTCGGGCAGGCTTCCGGACTGGTCGCCACCCCGCCCGGGCAGCTCCCGTACCTCACTGGCCAGCCGTTCGGCCGGATTCGGCGAACGCGGACAAGGGCCAGTAAAAGCCGTGTTTTCACGGCCGCCGCGAGCGCGGCGCGCCGGGGACCACCTCTGGCGGTTGTCCGAGGGGTCGCCGACGGTACGGTAACTGTCACCGGCGGGCGGGGCAGGATGACCACGCGCCGGATTCTTTGCACGCCTACACGTAACACTGGGACTGTTGTCTGCGATGGCCAATGTGGGGGATGGACTGGATGAGCCAGTCGCCGCTGCTGTTGAGGGAGACCCTCAAGCGGTCGAGCGGTTGCTGGCGGCCATCCGTCCTCTGGTAGTGCGGTATTGCCGCGCCCGGGTTGGCAGGCAGGAGCGTTCTTTCGCTTCTGCCGACGATGTTGCGCAGGAGGTGTGTCTCGCGGTGCTCACGGCATTGCCTTCGTACCGTGACCAGGGACGCCCTTTCCTTGCGTTCGTCTACGGTATTGCTCAGCACAAGGTGGCCGACGCGCACCGCGCGGCGGCTCGCAACCGGGCTGAGCCGGTCGCCGAAGTCCCCGACGAGATCGAGGGCGGGGTCGGACCCGAGCAGCGCGCGTTGCAGGGTGAGCTGAACGAGCGGATGTCGCAGTTGTTGCAGGTACTGCCGGACAAGCAACGGGAGATCGTCGTGTTGCGGGTCGTGGTGGGGCTGTCGGCCGAGGAGACCGCGGAGGCCGTCGGGTCGACGCCGGGCGCCGTCCGCGTCGCCCAGCACCGCGCCTTGGCCCGCCTGCGCAAGGTGCTCGCCGCCGAGGAGGTGATCTGAGTGACCGATCGAGACGACGACCGCGACCTGTCGCCATCCGCGTGGCCGAGCGGCATGACGGCGTTCGACGCCCAGGCCGACGAGGACCTGTCGGCCATCCAGGCCGACGACGCGCTGCTGGACGCACTCGGGGGCACGGACCCGGCCATCGCCGACGGCCTCGGCGACCAGGAGCTGAACGCGCTGCTGCTGGCCTGGCGGCGCGACATCGACAGTGAGCCGCTCGCCGAGCTGGTCGACGTCGACACCGCGGTCACCACCGTCCGGACGGCATCGCTGGCGCGCAAGCACTCCCTGCGCGGCCGCCGCCGTCGTTTCCTCGTGCCGGTCGCCGCCGCGTGCGCCGCCGCCGCGATCGCCTTCACCGGCACCGGCCTGGCCGCGCGTGACGCGCAGCCGGGCGACACCCTCTGGGGCCTCACAAAGGTCCTCTACGCCGACCACGCCCACTCGGTCGAAGCCGCCGCCACGGTGAAGCTCGACCTCGAGAAGGCGAACCTCGCGCTGGCCGACAACCGCCTCTCCGACGCCCGCAAGGCGCTCGACGACGCGCAGGCCGCCCTCAGCCAGGTCACCGACGACGACAACCGCAACCAGCTGATGGAGCAACACCGTCAGCTGGCGGCGCAGCTCGACGATCCGTCCGCGCCCAACCCGGGCGGGAACCCGGCGACTCCGCCCACGAAGCCGCAGGCGAACGACCCGGTCACCACCGGGTCGCAGCAGGCCAGTGGCCAGCCGACGTCGCTGCCCGGCACGGGTGGCGGCACCGCCACCCCGCCGCCCGCCACCAGCGTCACGCAGCCGCCGCCCACGTCGGGCGACACGACCACGACCCCGCCGACCCCGCCGACCGGGGTCACGGGCAGCAACCCCGGCTCGGGCAGCAGCGGCAGCCCGCGCAACGAGACCAGCGGCGGCGACGCCCAGAACGGGTCCCCGCAAACCCCGTAGCCCGGAAGCTTTTCGACTGGATGCTCTTCGAGAGAGGGCCTCGGCGGATCACCTCCGCTGAGGCCTTTTTCGTAAACCACGGCAGGAAACGGGCATGAAAAAGGCCTCGGTGAGCAACGTCACCGAGGCCTTCGTCAAGCCGGTACCGGCTCAGTAGGCGCTTTCGTTGGCCGTGACCCCGTCGGCGAAGCCGCGGCAGTAGTCCCAGCTCACGTAGTCGCCCGGGTTGGGGTCGAAGGCCGGCTCGTGCGGGCGCATGCGGCCGTCGGCCAGCAGCTGCTCCAGGCTGGCACGCAGGAGGTGCCAGTCGTGGTAGTGGGGTTCGTCGCATTCGCCGCAGTCCACGACGATGCCCCGCACGCCGCGCGGCTCCAGGAGGGCCTGGTAGACGGCGAGATCGGAGAGGTCGGCCAGCAGCTCGGTGCGTTCGTCCGCGCTGATCGGCTCGTCCAGGTGGTCTTCGGGGTCGAGGAAGGCCCGGGCCGGATCGTCCGGGTCATCCGCGAACGGGTCTGGGGGCAACACATCGTGCGGCACGGCCTGCACGGTACCTGCTCACGCGGTGCCATCCCCACCCGCCCAGGTCGGGGGTCCGGCCCGGATATCATGAGGGGAAGGCCCAGCCCCGTCGGTCGCTAGCCACCAGCGACTCCGCACACCCCTGCCAGGAAGGCCCTTCGCCCGCCATGACCAGCGAAAGCATCACCGCCCCCGTGCCGAGCAAGTTCGCGATGCTCGGCCTGACCTTCGACGACGTGCTGCTGCTGCCGGCCGAATCCGACGTGGTGCCCAGCGGGGTCGACACCAGCACCCGGCTCACCCGCAACATCACGCTGAACATCCCGCTGGTCTCCGCCGCCATGGACACCGTCACCGAGGGCCGGATGGCGATCGCGATGGCGCGCCAGGGCGGCATCGGCGTGCTGCAGCGCAACCTGCCGATCGACGAGCAGGCCGCGGCCGTCGAGGTCGTGAAGCGCTCGGAGGCCGGCATGGTCACCGACCCGGTCACCTGCTCGCCCGACGACACGCTGGCCGAGGTCGACGCCCTGTGCGCCCGGTTCCGCATCTCCGGCGTGCCGGTCACCGACGCCTCCGGCTCGCTCGTGGGCATCATCACCAACCGCGACATGCGGTTCGAGGTGGACTACACCCGCCTGGTCAGCGAGGTCATGACAAAGGCGCCGCTGGTCACCGCCCAGGTCGGGGTCACCGCGGAGGCGGCGCTGGGGCTGCTGCGCCGGCACAAGATCGAGAAGCTGCCGATCGTCGACGGCGCGGGCAAGCTCCGCGGCCTGATCACGGTCAAGGACTTCGTGAAGACCGAGCAGTACCCGAACGCCACCAAGGACACCGACGGCCGGCTGATCGTCGGCGCCGCCGTCGGCGTCGGCTCCGACGGGCACAAGCGCGCGATGACGCTGGCCGAGGCCGGCGTCGACGTGCTCATGGTGGACACCGCCCACGGCCACTCCCGCGCCGTGGTGGAGACCGTGAAGCTGCTGAAGAAGGAGCTGGGCGACACCGTCGACATCGTCGGCGGCAACGTCGCCACCCGCGCGGGCGCGCAGGCGCTGGTGGACGCGGGCGTGGACGGCGTGAAGGTCGGCGTCGGCCCGGGATCGATCTGCACCACGCGCATCGTCGCCGGCGTCGGCGTCCCGCAGATCTCCGCGATCTACGAGGCCGACCAGGCCTGCCGCCCGGCCGGCGTCCCGGTGATCGGCGACGGCGGCATCCAGTACTCGGGCGACATCGCGAAGGCCATCGCGTCCGGCGCGTCCACCGTGATGCTGGGCAGCCTGCTGGCCGGCACCGCCGAGTCGCCCGGTGACCTGATCCTGGTCAACGGCAAGCAGTTCAAGGTCTACCGCGGCATGGGCTCGCTGGGCGCCATGCAGTCGCGCGGCCAGGCGAAGTCGTACTCGAAGGACCGCTACGCGCAGGACGACGTGCTCAACGAGGACAAGCTGGTCCCCGAGGGCATCGAAGGCCGCATCCCGTTCCGCGGCCCGCTGTCGAACGTCGTGCACCAGCTCGTCGGCGGCCTCCGCGCCGGCATGGGCTACGCGGGCGCCGAGACGATCGCGCAGCTGCAGGAAGCGCAGCTGGTGCGGATCACGGCGGCCGGGCTCAAGGAGAGCCACCCGCACGACGTCACGATGACCGTCGAGGCGCCGAACTACACCACCCACTGATCCGGACTCGTGAGTGTTTAGGACGGTTAGAACCGTCCTAAACACTCACAAGCCGCTTTGCTCACCCCGTGCGCGGGTCACCCACGCGGCCTAGCGACAATGGAGGCCGTTGTCGTCGGTGCGGAGAAGGGACTTCACGTGCGGGATCTGGTCGAGATCGGTATGGGTCGTACCGCGCGGCGGGCGTATGACCTCGATGACGTGGAGATCGTCCCGTCGCGGCGGACGCGGTCGTCCTCCGCGGTGTCCACGGCCTGGCAGATCGACGCCTACCGGTTCGACCTGCCGCTGGTGACGCACCCGACCGACGCCATCGTGTCGCCGGGCACGGCCGTCGCGATCGGCGAGCTGGGCGGGCTGGGCGTGCTGAACGCCGAGGGCCTCTGGGCCCGGCACCCGAACGTCGAGGACGCCATCTTCCGGCTGGTCCGCGCGGCCGAGGACGGCGAGGACCCCACGGCCGTCGTCCGCGAGCTGCAGGACCTGCACTCGGCGCCGGTCCGGCTCGACCTGCTCAGCGAGGCCATCAAGACCGTCCGCGAGTCGGGGGTGACGGTGGCCGCGCGGGTCAGCCCGCAGCACGCCGCCGAGCTGACGCCCGACCTGCTCGCGGCGGGCGTCGAGATCCTGGTCGTGCAGGGCACGATCATCTCCGCCGAGCACGTGGAGCGCGAGGCCGAGCCGCTGAACCTCAAGGAGTTCATCGGACGGCTGGACGTGCCCGTGATCGCCGGCGGCGTGAGCGACTACCGCACGGCCATGCACCTCATGCGCACCGGCGCGGCGGGCGTGATCGTCGGCCACGGCTACACCCCGGGCGTCACCAGCACCGACCGCGTGCTCGGCATCGGCGTCCCGATGGCCACCGCGGTGGTCGACGCGGCCGCCGCCCGCCGTGACTACCTGGACGAGACGGGCGGCCGGTACGTCCACGTGCTCGCCGACGGCGGCATGACGACGTCGGGCGACATCGCGAAGGCCATCGCCTGCGGCGCGGACGCGGTGATGCTCGGCGCCCCGCTCGCGACCGCCAGCGACGCCCCGGGCCAGGGCCTGTACTGGACGGCCGCCGCGGCCCACCCGTCGCTGCCGCGCTCCCGCGTGGTCGCCGGCCCGGACTCGGACTACGCGGTCGACCTGAAGACCCTGCTCTTCGGCCCGTCCTCGGACGCCGAGGGCGTGGTCAACCTGTTCGGCGCCCTCCGCCGCGCGATGGCGAAGGCCGGGTACTCGGACCTGAAGGAGTTCCAGCGGGTCGGGCTGACCGTGCGCCGCTGACGCGAACGAATGCCCTGAAGGCCACCATGAGGGCATAAAGGTCCCTCATGGTGGCCTTCAGGGACATTGCCGGGGCGGGGGTAACCGGCGGGTAACTTACGTCTGGCCAGAAGGACATCCCGGGGTTACTCTCGATCCTGTGACTGCCAGTAACACCACCACATCGCCGGGCAGCCCCGACTACGACGTTGTTGTCGTGGGGTCGGGGTTCGGAGGCAGCGTCGCGGCGCTGCGGCTGACCGAGAAGGGCTATCGCGTCGCGGTGGTCGAGGCCGGGCGGCGGTTCGCGGACGACGAGTTCGCGAAGACCTCCTGGGACCTCAAGCGCTACCTCTGGGCGCCGCAGCTCGGCTGTTACGGCATCCAGCGCGTGCACATGCTCTCGGACGTGATGGTGCTGGCGGGCGCGGGCGTCGGCGGCGGTTCGCTGGTCTACGCGAACACGCTTTACCGCCCGCTCAAGCCGTTCTACGCCGACCGGCAGTGGTCGCACATCACCGACTGGGAGTCGGAGCTGGCGCCGCACTACGACCAGGCGAGCCGGATGCTCGGGGTGGTCACGAACCCCACCGTCACGCCGTCGGACGTCGTGATGCGCGAGGTCGCCGACGACATGGGCGTGGGCGATTCCTTCCACGCGACGCCGGTGGGCGTGTACTTCGGCAAGCCCGGTGAGAGCGTGAAGGACCCGTTCTTCGGCGGCGCCGGCCCCGACCGCGTCGGCTGCACCGAATGCGGCGCCTGCATGACCGGCTGCCGCGTCGGCGCGAAGAACACGCTGGTCAAGAACTACCTGTACCTCGCGGAGCAGGACGGCGCGAAGGTCATCCCGCTCACCACGGTCACCTCGGTCCGCCCCGTCGGCGACGG
This genomic interval carries:
- a CDS encoding GuaB3 family IMP dehydrogenase-related protein, giving the protein MRDLVEIGMGRTARRAYDLDDVEIVPSRRTRSSSAVSTAWQIDAYRFDLPLVTHPTDAIVSPGTAVAIGELGGLGVLNAEGLWARHPNVEDAIFRLVRAAEDGEDPTAVVRELQDLHSAPVRLDLLSEAIKTVRESGVTVAARVSPQHAAELTPDLLAAGVEILVVQGTIISAEHVEREAEPLNLKEFIGRLDVPVIAGGVSDYRTAMHLMRTGAAGVIVGHGYTPGVTSTDRVLGIGVPMATAVVDAAAARRDYLDETGGRYVHVLADGGMTTSGDIAKAIACGADAVMLGAPLATASDAPGQGLYWTAAAAHPSLPRSRVVAGPDSDYAVDLKTLLFGPSSDAEGVVNLFGALRRAMAKAGYSDLKEFQRVGLTVRR
- the guaB gene encoding IMP dehydrogenase, encoding MTSESITAPVPSKFAMLGLTFDDVLLLPAESDVVPSGVDTSTRLTRNITLNIPLVSAAMDTVTEGRMAIAMARQGGIGVLQRNLPIDEQAAAVEVVKRSEAGMVTDPVTCSPDDTLAEVDALCARFRISGVPVTDASGSLVGIITNRDMRFEVDYTRLVSEVMTKAPLVTAQVGVTAEAALGLLRRHKIEKLPIVDGAGKLRGLITVKDFVKTEQYPNATKDTDGRLIVGAAVGVGSDGHKRAMTLAEAGVDVLMVDTAHGHSRAVVETVKLLKKELGDTVDIVGGNVATRAGAQALVDAGVDGVKVGVGPGSICTTRIVAGVGVPQISAIYEADQACRPAGVPVIGDGGIQYSGDIAKAIASGASTVMLGSLLAGTAESPGDLILVNGKQFKVYRGMGSLGAMQSRGQAKSYSKDRYAQDDVLNEDKLVPEGIEGRIPFRGPLSNVVHQLVGGLRAGMGYAGAETIAQLQEAQLVRITAAGLKESHPHDVTMTVEAPNYTTH
- a CDS encoding DUF5319 domain-containing protein produces the protein MQAVPHDVLPPDPFADDPDDPARAFLDPEDHLDEPISADERTELLADLSDLAVYQALLEPRGVRGIVVDCGECDEPHYHDWHLLRASLEQLLADGRMRPHEPAFDPNPGDYVSWDYCRGFADGVTANESAY
- a CDS encoding sigma-70 family RNA polymerase sigma factor, with amino-acid sequence MANVGDGLDEPVAAAVEGDPQAVERLLAAIRPLVVRYCRARVGRQERSFASADDVAQEVCLAVLTALPSYRDQGRPFLAFVYGIAQHKVADAHRAAARNRAEPVAEVPDEIEGGVGPEQRALQGELNERMSQLLQVLPDKQREIVVLRVVVGLSAEETAEAVGSTPGAVRVAQHRALARLRKVLAAEEVI
- a CDS encoding anti-sigma-D factor RsdA is translated as MTDRDDDRDLSPSAWPSGMTAFDAQADEDLSAIQADDALLDALGGTDPAIADGLGDQELNALLLAWRRDIDSEPLAELVDVDTAVTTVRTASLARKHSLRGRRRRFLVPVAAACAAAAIAFTGTGLAARDAQPGDTLWGLTKVLYADHAHSVEAAATVKLDLEKANLALADNRLSDARKALDDAQAALSQVTDDDNRNQLMEQHRQLAAQLDDPSAPNPGGNPATPPTKPQANDPVTTGSQQASGQPTSLPGTGGGTATPPPATSVTQPPPTSGDTTTTPPTPPTGVTGSNPGSGSSGSPRNETSGGDAQNGSPQTP